A single region of the Chelmon rostratus isolate fCheRos1 chromosome 5, fCheRos1.pri, whole genome shotgun sequence genome encodes:
- the LOC121607038 gene encoding immediate early response gene 5-like protein gives MECAFDAQNLISISLRKIQSSRTQRGGIKLHKNLLVTYVLRNARQFYMSKNLSQTQRTHHYEDVAAVRERQEYLELTGSLTELADDFYCNFTGVESDTWHCGAHQPIGQPAEVAHQDASACAMVSPSDSDLMVSDACWSCADKSSWELPIPNAQANQKTVLDLDTHVVTTVTNGYFHSDCCAQSKQPQGAQCYSKKRKMDTSYHIVDPEFYLPDFGPVPCKRMRTDDDSHSDSDQLDSTNISNLISVLGSGGLSEFVSWQQTDLEQIFAAQTICLKQTLLAGSGWTRAIEAF, from the coding sequence ATGGAGTGTGCATTTGACGCACAGAATCTGATTTCCATTTCTTTGAGGAAAATCCAAAGCTCCAGGACGCAGAGAGGAGGCATCAAGCTCCACAAGAACTTGCTGGTAACGTACGTTCTGAGAAACGCCAGGCAGTTTTATATGAGCAAAAACTTGTCGCAGACGCAGAGGACGCATCACTATGAGGATGTAGCTGCAGTCCGGGAGAGACAAGAATACCTTGAATTGACGGGGAGCTTAACGGAGTTGGCCGATGACTTCTACTGCAACTTTACTGGGGTTGAGTCGGACACTTGGCACTGCGGAGCGCACCAGCCCATCGGCCAGCCTGCAGAGGTGGCGCACCAAGACGCATCTGCCTGCGCAATGGTTTCACCAAGTGACTCTGACCTCATGGTTTCGGACGCCTGTTGGAGTTGTGCAGACAAATCCTCCTGGGAGTTACCTATCCCAAACGCACAAGCCAACCAAAAGACTGTCCTGGACTTGGACACGCATGTGGTGACTACTGTCACGAACGGATACTTCCACTCAGACTGTTGCGCGCAGTCAAAACAGCCGCAGGGCGCGCAGTGCTACAGTAAAAAGCGAAAGATGGACACAAGTTATCATATTGTTGATCCAGAGTTTTATTTGCCGGACTTTGGGCCAGTGCCATGTAAGAGGATGAGGACGGATGATGATTCACACTCAGACTCGGACCAGTTGGACAGCACGAACATCTCCAACCTGATCTCAGTGTTGGGCTCAGGTGGACTATCTGAGTTTGTGAGTTGGCAGCAGACGGACCTTGAGCAAATATTCGCCGCTCAAACAATTTGTTTAAAACAGACACTGTTAGCAGGCAGCGGCTGGACCAGAGCAATCGAAGCATTTTGA
- the LOC121606705 gene encoding carnitine O-acetyltransferase-like, which yields MLGVFVRSALRPGVVKPCRLVRLVTQIPERSLVHQEGLPKLPVPPLKQTCERYLAALEPIVSEEELEHTRQLVQEFLKGGVGERLQKGLERRARKTDNWLSEWWMQSAYLDCRMPVAVYTSPAVVLPRMHFHDRQGQMRFAAKLIAGVLDFKKMIDSETLPVEYLSGKPLCMDQYYQILSSCRIPGPKRDTVINYAIGKTPPTHITVVHNFQFFVLDVYNSDGTRLTVDQLYMQLEKIWNSSLQTNKEPIGILTSQHRNTWGKAYNNLIKDKTNKESVRAIQKSIFTVCLDAPMPRVSDELYQSRVAAQMLHGGGARWNSGNRWFDKTLQFIVGEDGTCGLVYEHAPAEGPPTVFLIDYVVKYMQRTETVRTPMVPLAMPQKLRFNITPEVKRDIEKAKQNMNIMVHDLDVKVLLFSHFGKNVPKQHKMSPDAFVQMALQLAYFRMYNMCCSTYESASLRMFKYGRTDAIRVTTVDSFKFVQAMQDPAKQNAERLALLQKTIQTHKENTYNAIHGQGIDRHFLGLKLLSIEDLTSMPEIFMDTSFAVAQHYNLSTSQVGSKTDCVMCFGPMVPDGYGVCYNPMDEHINIAITAFNSCEETNAAKFAQAVEDALLDMRALLEDAAAAKQ from the exons ATGTTGGGTGTTTTTGTCAGATCTGCG CTGCGGCCTGGCGTGGTGAAGCCCTGTCGCCTGGTCAGACTGGTGACACAGATCCCAGAGAGGTCCCTGGTGCACCAGGAGGGTTTACCGAAGCTGCCTGTGCCGCCCTTGAAGCAGACATGTGAGCGATACCTGGCTGCTCTGGAGCCCATCGTGAGCGAAGAAGAGCTCGAACACACCCGGCAACTGGTGCAGGAGTTCCTCAAGGGTGGTGTCGGGGAGAGGCTGCAGAAAGGCCTGGAGAGACGTGCACGCAAGACAGACAACTGG CTGTCAGAATGGTGGATGCAGTCAGCCTATCTAGACTGTCGTATGCCGGTGGCGGTCTACACCAGTCCTGCTGTTGTCCTGCCCCGCATGCACTTCCACGATCGACAAGGACAGATGAG GTTTGCTGCCAAACTGATCGCAGGAGTTTTGGACTTCAAAaaaatgattgacag TGAGACCCTGCCTGTAGAGTACCTGAGTGGGAAGCCCCTCTGTATGGACCAGTATTACCAGATCCTGTCCTCCTGTCGCATCCCTGGTCCGAAGAGAGATACTGTTATAAATTACGCCATCGGGAAAACACCTCCCACTCATATCACGGTGGTCCACAACTTCCAG TTCTTTGTCTTGGATGTGTACAACAGCGATGGCACCCGGCTGACAGTCGACCAGCTGTACATGCAGCTGGAGAAGATCTGGAACTCCTCTTTGCAGACTAACAAGGAGCCTATTGGCATCCTTACATCACAGCACCGCAACACCTGGGGAAAAGCCTACAACAACCTGATAAAGG ACAAGACAAACAAGGAGTCGGTCCGAGCCATCCAGAAAAGTATCTTCACCGTTTGTTTGGATGCTCCGATGCCTCGCGTGTCCGATGAGCTGTATCAGAGCCGTGTGGCTGCTCAGATGCTGCACGGGGGAGGAGCTCGCTGGAACAGCGGCAACCGCTGGTTTGACAAGACGCTGCAG TTCATCGTTGGTGAAGACGGCACGTGTGGACTGGTGTACGAACATGCCCCCGCTGAGGGTCCGCCCACCGTGTTTCTCATCGACTACGTCGTGAAATACAT GCAGAGAACAGAAACGGTTCGCACTCCCATGGTTCCCCTGGCCATGCCCCAGAAGCTGCGTTTTAACATTACACCAGAGGTCAAGAGAGACATTGAGAAAGCCAAGCAAAATATGAACAT AATGGTGCACGATTTAGATGTGAAGGTGcttctgttttctcattttggTAAAAATGTACCGAAGCAGCATAAGATGAGTCCAGATGCCTTTGTGCAGATGGCTCTGCAGCTTGCCTACTTCAG GATGTATAATATGTGCTGCTCCACCTATGAGAGCGCATCGTTACGAATGTTCAAATACGGACGAACAGATGCGATCCGCGTGACTACCGTAGACTCGTTTAAGTTCGTGCAGGCGATGCAAGACCCTGCTAAACAG AACGCAGAGAGGCTGGCGCTGCTGCAGAAGACCATTCAGACACATAAGGAGAACACGTACAAC GCAATCCATGGACAAGGCATAGACAGACACTTCCTCGGGCTGAAGCTGCTGAGTATTGAAGACCTGACCTCCATGCCTGAGATATTCATGGACACCTCTTTTGCTGTGGCTCAGCATTACAACCTGTCCACCAGCCAG GTTGGCTCCAAGACAGACTGCGTGATGTGCTTTGGTCCGATGGTGCCAGATGGCTACGGCGTGTGTTACAATCCCATGGATGAGCACATCAACATCGCCATCACAGCCTTCAACAGCTGTGAGGAGACGAACGCTGCCAAGTTTGCCCAGGCCGTGGAGGATGCTCTGTTGGACATGAGAGCTCTCCTGGAAGACGCGGCCGCAGCCAAGCAGTGA
- the adamts13 gene encoding A disintegrin and metalloproteinase with thrombospondin motifs 13 has product MAFMALLCLLLLRPGLAALTTSPLEEVGEKLRLLRDSVSSPASSHDASVGGRLRRSALMPDITHLELLVVVGPDVQQVHKQDTERYILTNLNIASELLRDVTLGANMRVHLVRMIILSEPEPEIQMSTNITSSLRSVCDWGRRINPPNDTDPLHADLLLYITRYDLELPDGNKQVRGVAQLGGACSSEWSCVITEDTGFDLGITITHEIGHSFGINHDGVGNTCSRGGFMMASDGGYNSVDLTWSQCSRQQLFTFFSEGKAECVKDLPALGGSLQDWKPGLYYGVDDQCRIAFGSSARACSFTNPDLPACRALSCHINPDDDSSCKRLLVPLLDGTECAPNQWCLKGRCVSLDELSSSVVVHGSWSSWSEFSSCSRTCGGGVTHRTRKCNNPRPAFGGNDCEGPDVEAELCHRQPCERNQLDFMAEQCSQTDLHPLYLQPNTASFYTWIPAVGFAQGDEQCRHMCQSGGENFIVSRGAQFLDGTRCESDSPPPFGSTAACLRGTCQLFGCDGVLHSGKVWDVCGVCGGDGSSCTLTSDSFTGGQAREYTTFLSLPVNATQVHIINRAPLFTHMAVTVGDRYVVSGGGSMALNTTHPSPLDDNRLVYRLHLTPDLLPEMEELLLPGPLQEETDIKVYRKYGKEYGEKTNPNISFQFYVATRNNNSSDVAPKGKWAVITTPCSVSCGSGVQKHMYVCVDEDTNKRLEEHNCGTAPPPTSLHTACQLSPCPPRWDSGAFGPCSASCGGGERVRPVRCVQKHGADVVKVPDSECPPDAAPNTVEQCNLQHCPARWRVSEPGECSAVCGPGEAGRVVSCVRPEEGQDVEVDQSFCSEQIKPPDSVPCVVDVCPIGWESKGEEQPMLRSGLLPRSRQAPVYVWSPVISQCSKTCGNGTLQVWFSCVDHQTRLGVPDFHCDASSKPGPQSESCNTSPCPPMWRSKQGVCSVTCGGGVANRVLYCAGETEGEEEVVEDSECGHFPKPTAVVSCNTHSCPARWKVSRTSPCSVSCDLGVAQRTVSCVQSVHGKESAAPEENCRAAVKPATAVPCLVQVCTFRWEVKPWSQCSVPCGYGIQSRAVSCMGPSKPEPLSPLLCMHMPKPITIQGCNMGSCRELGPLLSAAVSPTDTPPLHVGHPPLPSPTRAFTIPQTTAASIPTPKPRACGQLLLEESGTVDLKDATGRCTVSIGRPLDEVIHIKVESGSLNCRKKEFVAFFDRLAFVRKCEQVAGSELTTRTNVLLVRQNLLTPGDGVVFTYSSQKNTKKSHHQDCDIQLFSPSGAFENPTTSSTNHTCRVLINAPPSVKIRIQALHIGLAFNSTNSQSTYIMIRDMDVLKTNVFKGQQPFLWHSSGNMAEIEFHGDYLRSKGSFRAEYSFTHL; this is encoded by the exons ATGGCTTTCAtggctctgctctgtctgctgttacTGCGGCCTGGCCTCGCCGCTCTAACGACTTCTCCATTGGAAGAGGTAGGAGAAAAGCTGCGG CTTTTAAGAGACtcagtctcctctcctgcttcttcaCATGATGCCTCAG TGGGCGGGCGGCTGCGTCGGTCGGCCCTGATGCCTGATATCACAcatctggagctgctggtggtggtagGGCCAGATGTTCAGCAGGTCCACAAGCAGGATACAGAGCGATACATCCTCACCAACCTCAACATT GCCTCAGAGCTGCTGAGAGACGTGACCCTGGGCGCCAACATGAGGGTGCACCTGGTCCGCATGATCATCCTGTCAGAGCCGGAG CCAGAGATCCAAATGTCGAccaacatcacctcctctcTCAGGAGTGTTTGTGACTGGGGGAGAAGGATTAACCCCCCAAACGATACAGACCCTCTGCACGCCGATCTGCTGCTCTACATTACGAG GTACGACCTGGAGTTGCCCGATGGGAATAAGCAGGTCAGGGGCGTAGCGCAGCTGGGTGGGGCTTGCTCCAGTGAATGGAGCTGTGTGATCACGGAGGACACAGGCTTCGACCTGGGGATCACCATCACTCATGAAATTGGCCACAG TTTTGGAATCAACCATGACGGAGTaggaaacacctgcagcaggggTGGGTTCATGATGGCCTCTGACGGAGGCTACAACAGCGTGGATCTGACCTGGTCCCagtgcagcaggcagcagctgttCACATTCTTCAG CGAAGGCAAAGCTGAATGTGTGAAAGACCTTCCTGCACTGGGAGGCTCCCTGCAAGACTGGAAGCCTGGTCTGTATTATGGAGTAGATGACCAGTGCCGGATAGCTTTTGGCAGCTCTGCCAGGGCCTGCTCGTTCACCAATCCTGACCTG CCAGCTTGTCGTGCTCTGTCCTGTCACATTAACCCTGATGATGACAGCTCCTGCAAACGCCTCCTGGTTCCACTGCTGGATGGGACAGAGTGTGCACCTAATCAG TGGTGCTTGAAAGGCCGTTGCGTGTCCCTGGATGAGCTCAGCTCCTCTGTGGTGGTGCACGGCTCCTGGTCCAGCTGGTCAGAGTTCTCCTCCTGCTCACGGACATGTGGCGGAGGAGTCACTCATCGCACACGCAAATGCAACAACCCAAG ACCTGCTTTTGGAGGGAATGACTGTGAGGGACCGGATGTTGAGGCTGAACTTTGTCACCGGCAG CCATGTGAGCGCAACCAGCTGGACTTCATGGCAGAGCAGTGTTCCCAAACAGACCTCCACCCCCTCTACCTACAGCCGAACACTGCCTCCTTCTACACCTGGATCCCTGCTGTAGGCTTTGCACAGG GGGATGAGCAGTGCCGACACATGTGCCAGTCAGGCGGAGAAAACTTCATCGTAAGCCGCGGCGCTCAGTTCCTGGATGGGACTCGCTGCGAGTCAGACAGCCCGCCTCCCTTTGGCTCCACAGCTGCTTGTCTAAGAGGAACATGTCAG CTGTTTGGCTGCGATGGCGTGCTGCACTCTGGGAAAGTGTGGGATGTGTGTGGGGTGTGTGGTGGAGACGGATCGTCCTGCACTTTGACCTCTGACTCCTTCACTGGTGGTCAGGCCAGAG AGTACACCACCTTCCTCTCCCTGCCAGTGAACGCCACACAGGTTCACATCATCAACAGGGCTCCTCTCTTCACTCACATGG CTGTGACGGTTGGGGATCGGTACGTCGTGTCTGGGGGGGGCAGCATGGCGTTAAATACGACCCACCCGTCCCCGCTGGATGACAACCGCCTCGTGTACCGCCTCCacctgacccctgaccttttGCCTgagatggaggagctgctgcttcCCGGGCcgctgcaggaggagacagacataAAG gTCTATCGCAAATATGGGAAAGAATATGGAGAGAAAACGAATCCAAACATTAGCTTCCAGTTCTATGTAGCCACCAGAAACAATAACTCGTCAGACGTCGCACCTAAAGGCAAATGGGCCGTCATCACAACGCCGTGCTCTGTCTCCTGTGGATCAG GTGTACAGAAGCACATGTACGTCTGCGTGGATGAAGACACCAACAAGCGTTTGGAGGAACACAACTGTGGAACAGCTCCTCCGCCCACATCCCTCCACACAGCCTGTCAGCTCTCCCCCTGTCCCCCCAG gtggGATTCAGGGGCGTTCGGGCCTTGTAGCGCCTcttgtggtggaggagagagagtgcgTCCTGTGAGGTGTGTTCAGAAACACGGGGCCGATGTGGTGAAGGTTCCAGATTCTGAATGCCCGCCTGATGCAGCTCCAAACACTGTTGAACAATGTAACCTGCAACACTGTCCTGCCAG GTGGCGTGTATCAGAGCCAGGTGAGTGTTCGGCAGTGTGCGGGCCGGGAGAAGCCGGACGCGTCGTGTCCTGTGTTCGGCCAGAGGAAGGTCAGGATGTTGAGGTGGATCAAAGCTTTTGTTCGGAGCAGATCAAACCACCTGATTCTGTGCCCTGTGTGGTCGATGTTTGTCCCATCGGCTGGGAATCGAAGGGAGAG GAGCAGCCCATGCTGAGGTCTGGTTTGTTGCCACGCTCCAGACAGGCTCCTGTGTATGTCTGGAGTCCTGTTATCAGCCAGTGCTCAAAGACCTGCGGGAATG GAACCCTGCAGGTGTGGTTTTCCTGTGTGGACCACCAGACCAGACTGGGTGTGCCTGACTTCCACTGTGATGCTTCTAGCAAACCTGGTCCTCAGTCTGAGAGCTGCAACACATCTCCCTGTCCTCCCAT GTGGCGCTCTAAGCAAGGAGTCTGCAGTGTAACGTGTGGAGGAGGGGTGGCCAACAGGGTGCTGTACTGTGCTGGAGAAacggagggggaggaggaggtggtggaggattCAGAGTGCGGCCACTTTCCCAAACCCACAGCAGTGGTTTCATGTAACACCCACAGCTGCCCTGCAAg GTGGAAGGTGTCCAGGACGTCCCCCTGCTCGGTGTCCTGTGATCTGGGTGTAGCTCAGAGGACCGTGTCCTGTGTCCAGTCCGTCCACGGCAAGGAGAGCGCGGCGCCGGAGGAGAACTGCCGTGCAGCTGTCAAACCAGCCACCGCGGTGCCCTGCCTGGTGCAGGTCTGCACCTTCAGATGGGAGGTGAAACCCTGGAGCCAG TGTTCAGTACCCTGTGGATATGGGATCCAGTCCAGAGCCGTGTCCTGCATGGGCCCCTCGAAGCCGGAGCCGCTCAGCCCTCTGCTTTGTATGCACATGCCCAAGCCCATCACCATCCAGGGCTGCAACATgggcagctgcagagagctgggacctctcctgtctgctgctgtgagccCCACAGACACACCACCACTCCACGTGGGCCATCCTCCTCTTCCAAGTCCAACACGGGCCTTCACCATcccacagaccactgcagcGAGCATTCCTACACCTAAACCCA GAGCATGTGGACAGCTACTCCTGGAAGAATCAGGCACGGTGGACCTGAAAGACGCAACCGGCCGCTGCACAGTATCCATTGGTCGGCCCTTAGATGAAGTCATTCACATCAAAGTGGAATCCGGCTCCTTGAACTGCAGGAAAA AGGAGTTCGTTGCATTTTTTGACCGACTGGCATTTGTGAGGAAGTGCGAGCAGGTCGCAGGAAGCGAACTGACCACCAGAACCAACGTCCTGCTGGTGCGCCAAAATCTGCTCACCCCTGGCGATGGGGTCGTGTTCACCTACAGTTCACAGAAGAACACGAAGAAGAGCCACCATCAGG ATTGTgacattcagctgttttctccAAGCGGTGCGTTTGAGAACCCGACAACATCCAGCACCAACCACACCTGTCGAGTCCTCATCAACGCGCCTCCATCAGTGAAGATCAGAATCCAGGCGCTGCACATAGGACTCGCATTCAACTCCACCAACTCCCAGTCTACATACATTATG ATCCGGGACATGGACGTCTTAAAGACCAACGTGTTCAAAGGCCAGCAGCCGTTTCTGTGGCACTCCTCTGGAAATATGGCTGAGATTGAATTTCATGGAGACTACCTGCGTTCCAAAGGGAGCTTCAGGGCTGAATATTCCTTCACGCATCTTTGA